A stretch of Rhizobium sp. TH2 DNA encodes these proteins:
- the gltB gene encoding glutamate synthase large subunit has product MTDHTASRAFGEFGALQATTSLKAPSFNPGFPKKQGLYDPRNEHDACGVGFVCHMKGQKSHQIVKDGLFMLENLTHRGAVGADPLMGDGAGILVQIPDQFFREEMAEQGVTLPPAEQYAVGYLFMPRDEAVRAHIKSIIAEVISAEGQVLLGYREVPVDNSSLSKAPHIAATEPFHVQVFIGAGEAVQDNAEFERRLFTLRKVISNKIYAETQGEDNGFYIVSLSTTTVVYKGMFQAFQVGAYYPDLADPRFQSAVALVHQRFSTNTFPSWKLSHPYRMVAHNGEINTLRGNVNWMAARQASVSSPLYGDDISKLWPISYEGQSDTACFDNALEFLVRGGYSLAHAMMMLIPEAWAGNQLMKAERKAFYEYHAALMEPWDGPAAVAFTDGRQIGATLDRNGLRPARYLVTSDDRVILASEAGVLPVPEELIVKKWRLQPGKMLLIDMEKGCIVSDKEVKEGLAKAHPYEEWLDRSQLILEDLDPVEPRALRRDVSLLDRQQAFGYTLEDTKLLMSPMATTGQEAVGSMGTDTPISAMSDKSKLLYTYFKQNFAQVTNPPIDPIREELVMSLVSFIGPRPNLLDHEGASKAKRLEVRQPILTNGDLEKIRSIGHTEDRFDTKTLDFTYAVERGAEAMPEMLDRLCERSEAAVRSGYNIIVLSDRQLGPDRIAIPALLATAAVHNYLIRKGLRTSVGIVVESGEPREIHHFCCLAGYGAEAINPYLAFDTLIDMHKRGEFPKEVSDDEVVYRYIKAVGKGILKVMSKMGISTYQSYCGAQIFDAVGLSTEFVDKFFFGTATMIEGVGLDEVARETLSRHTSAFGRDPILASTLDIGGEYAYRMRGEAHSWTPDVVAELQHAVRGNAEDRYKEFARLVNTSSVRMNSPRGLFTVKMADAIGRAPIDVSEVEPAADIVRRFATGAMSFGSISREAHTTLAIAMNKIGGKSNTGEGGEESERYMPKLDGSIPLERSAIKQVASGRFGVTTEYLVNADVLQIKVAQGAKPGEGGQLPGHKVDATIAKTRHSTPGVGLISPPPHHDIYSIEDLAQLIFDLKNVNPAADISVKLVSEVGVGTVAAGVAKARADHITISGYDGGTGASPLTSLKHAGSPWEIGLAETQQTLVLNGLRSRVALQVDGGLKTGRDVIIGALLGADEFGFSTAPLIAAGCIMMRKCHLNTCPVGVATQDPVLRKRFKGLPEHVINYFFFVANDVREILAAMGFRSLNEIVGRSEYLEKNESISHWKAKGLDFTRLFHKVDAPVEATHWTERQSHPIHDILDRELIAGAMPALETKQPMVIEAVIKNVDRSAGAMLSGEVAKRYGQKGLKDDTITVKLKGTAGQSFGAFLARGITFDLEGDGNDYVGKGLSGGRIIIRPAENSRIVAENSIIVGNTVLYGATTGECYFRGVAGERFAVRNSGAVAVVEGVGDHGCEYMTGGVVVVIGETGRNFAAGMSGGVAYVLDESGDFARRCNMAMVELQPVPEEDELLEKLHHHGGDIAHMGMVDVSGDMTRHDEERLFQLISNHAHYTGSTRAKEILDNWVAFRPKFRKVMPVEYRRALEDMERLKMQEAAE; this is encoded by the coding sequence ATGACGGACCATACCGCATCACGTGCATTCGGTGAGTTTGGCGCTTTGCAGGCGACGACTTCGCTGAAAGCGCCCTCTTTCAATCCCGGCTTCCCCAAGAAACAGGGTCTTTACGACCCCCGAAACGAGCATGATGCCTGCGGCGTCGGTTTCGTCTGCCATATGAAAGGCCAGAAGTCGCACCAGATCGTCAAGGATGGTCTGTTCATGCTCGAGAACCTGACCCATCGCGGCGCCGTCGGTGCCGATCCCCTGATGGGCGATGGCGCCGGCATTCTCGTGCAGATTCCCGACCAGTTCTTCCGCGAGGAAATGGCCGAGCAGGGTGTCACGCTGCCGCCTGCCGAGCAATATGCCGTCGGTTATCTCTTCATGCCTCGGGATGAGGCAGTGCGTGCTCATATCAAGAGCATCATCGCGGAGGTCATTTCAGCCGAAGGCCAGGTCCTGCTCGGCTATCGCGAAGTGCCGGTCGACAATTCCTCGCTTTCCAAGGCGCCCCACATTGCCGCGACCGAGCCGTTCCATGTGCAGGTTTTCATCGGCGCGGGCGAAGCCGTGCAGGACAATGCCGAGTTCGAACGCCGGCTGTTCACGCTCCGCAAAGTGATCTCCAACAAGATCTATGCCGAGACGCAGGGCGAGGACAACGGCTTCTACATCGTGTCGCTCTCGACCACGACAGTCGTCTACAAGGGCATGTTCCAGGCCTTTCAGGTCGGTGCCTATTACCCGGATCTCGCCGATCCGCGCTTCCAGTCAGCGGTGGCGCTCGTGCATCAGCGCTTCTCCACCAACACCTTCCCGAGCTGGAAGCTGTCGCATCCCTATCGCATGGTCGCGCACAACGGCGAAATCAACACGCTGCGCGGCAATGTCAACTGGATGGCGGCGCGGCAGGCGTCCGTCTCCTCGCCGCTCTATGGCGACGACATTTCCAAGCTCTGGCCGATCTCCTACGAAGGCCAGTCGGACACGGCCTGTTTCGACAACGCGCTCGAATTCCTCGTGCGCGGCGGCTATTCGCTGGCCCATGCCATGATGATGCTGATCCCCGAAGCCTGGGCCGGCAACCAGTTGATGAAGGCCGAGCGCAAGGCGTTCTACGAGTACCATGCCGCGCTCATGGAGCCTTGGGACGGCCCCGCCGCCGTAGCCTTTACCGATGGCCGGCAGATCGGCGCGACGCTTGATCGCAACGGCCTTCGTCCGGCGCGTTATCTCGTGACCTCCGATGATCGTGTGATCCTCGCATCGGAAGCCGGCGTGCTGCCGGTGCCGGAGGAACTGATCGTCAAGAAGTGGCGCCTGCAGCCGGGCAAGATGCTGCTGATCGACATGGAGAAGGGCTGCATCGTCTCCGACAAGGAGGTCAAGGAAGGCCTGGCCAAGGCGCATCCTTACGAGGAATGGCTCGACCGGAGCCAGTTGATCCTGGAGGACCTTGATCCTGTCGAACCGCGTGCGCTGCGGCGTGACGTGTCGCTGCTCGATCGCCAGCAGGCCTTCGGCTACACGCTTGAAGATACCAAGCTCCTGATGTCGCCGATGGCGACCACCGGCCAGGAAGCCGTGGGCTCCATGGGTACCGACACGCCGATCTCGGCGATGTCGGACAAGTCGAAACTACTCTACACCTATTTCAAGCAGAACTTCGCCCAGGTCACCAACCCGCCGATCGATCCGATCCGCGAGGAACTCGTGATGAGCCTCGTCTCGTTCATCGGGCCGCGGCCAAACCTCCTCGACCACGAGGGCGCATCCAAGGCCAAGCGGCTGGAAGTGCGCCAGCCGATCCTGACCAATGGCGATCTCGAGAAAATCCGCTCGATCGGCCATACCGAGGATCGTTTCGACACCAAGACGCTCGACTTCACCTATGCGGTGGAGCGCGGCGCCGAAGCCATGCCTGAAATGCTCGACCGGCTCTGCGAGCGTTCGGAAGCTGCTGTCCGCAGCGGCTACAACATCATCGTGCTCTCCGACCGCCAGCTTGGACCGGACCGTATTGCGATCCCGGCGCTGCTCGCCACCGCTGCCGTCCACAACTACCTGATCCGCAAGGGTCTGCGCACCTCGGTCGGCATCGTGGTGGAATCGGGCGAGCCGCGCGAGATCCATCACTTCTGCTGCTTGGCGGGATACGGCGCCGAGGCGATCAACCCGTACCTGGCATTCGATACGCTGATCGACATGCACAAGCGGGGCGAATTCCCGAAGGAAGTCTCCGACGATGAAGTCGTCTACCGTTACATCAAGGCGGTGGGCAAGGGCATCCTCAAGGTCATGTCGAAGATGGGCATTTCGACCTACCAGTCCTATTGCGGCGCGCAGATCTTCGACGCCGTGGGCCTGTCGACCGAATTCGTCGACAAGTTCTTCTTCGGCACCGCGACGATGATCGAAGGCGTCGGCCTCGATGAAGTTGCGAGGGAAACCCTCAGCCGCCACACGTCGGCTTTCGGCCGCGATCCGATCCTGGCCAGCACGCTCGATATCGGCGGTGAATATGCCTACCGCATGCGCGGCGAGGCGCATTCGTGGACGCCCGATGTGGTGGCCGAGCTTCAGCATGCCGTGCGCGGCAATGCCGAGGATCGCTACAAGGAATTCGCGCGACTGGTGAACACCTCGTCGGTGCGGATGAACTCGCCGCGTGGCCTTTTCACCGTGAAGATGGCGGACGCGATCGGCCGCGCGCCGATCGATGTTTCCGAAGTCGAGCCGGCTGCCGACATCGTCCGTCGTTTTGCCACGGGTGCGATGTCCTTCGGTTCGATCAGCCGCGAGGCGCATACGACGCTGGCGATCGCCATGAACAAGATCGGCGGCAAATCCAACACCGGCGAGGGCGGCGAGGAATCCGAGCGCTATATGCCGAAACTCGACGGCTCGATCCCGCTCGAACGCTCGGCGATCAAGCAGGTCGCATCAGGCCGCTTCGGCGTGACGACGGAATATCTCGTCAATGCCGATGTGCTGCAGATCAAGGTTGCGCAGGGCGCCAAACCCGGCGAGGGCGGCCAGCTGCCCGGCCACAAGGTCGATGCGACGATCGCCAAGACCCGGCATTCGACGCCTGGCGTCGGCCTGATCTCGCCGCCGCCGCATCATGACATCTATTCGATCGAGGATCTGGCGCAGCTGATTTTCGACCTGAAGAACGTCAATCCGGCCGCCGATATCTCGGTCAAGCTCGTCTCGGAAGTCGGTGTCGGCACGGTTGCCGCCGGCGTCGCCAAGGCGCGCGCCGACCACATCACGATCTCCGGCTATGACGGCGGCACGGGTGCGTCGCCTCTGACGTCGCTCAAGCACGCGGGTAGCCCATGGGAAATCGGCCTCGCCGAGACCCAGCAGACGCTGGTGCTCAATGGCCTGCGCAGCCGCGTGGCGCTGCAGGTCGATGGTGGCCTGAAGACGGGCCGCGATGTCATTATCGGTGCGCTGCTCGGTGCCGACGAGTTCGGCTTCTCGACCGCGCCGCTGATCGCGGCGGGTTGCATCATGATGCGCAAGTGCCATCTCAACACCTGTCCGGTTGGCGTCGCCACCCAGGATCCGGTGCTCAGGAAGCGCTTCAAGGGCCTGCCCGAGCATGTGATCAACTACTTCTTCTTCGTCGCCAACGATGTGAGGGAAATCCTCGCGGCGATGGGCTTCAGGAGCCTCAACGAAATCGTCGGGCGCTCGGAATATCTCGAGAAGAACGAGTCGATCAGCCATTGGAAGGCCAAGGGGCTCGACTTCACGCGCCTGTTCCACAAGGTCGATGCACCGGTGGAAGCGACGCACTGGACCGAGCGCCAGAGCCATCCGATCCATGACATCCTCGACCGCGAACTGATCGCGGGCGCCATGCCGGCGCTCGAAACCAAGCAGCCCATGGTGATCGAAGCCGTGATCAAGAACGTCGATCGCTCGGCGGGCGCGATGCTGTCTGGCGAAGTCGCCAAGCGTTACGGCCAGAAGGGCCTCAAGGACGACACGATCACCGTCAAGCTCAAGGGCACGGCGGGTCAGTCCTTTGGTGCCTTCCTCGCGCGCGGCATCACCTTCGATCTCGAGGGCGACGGCAACGACTATGTCGGCAAGGGTCTTTCGGGCGGCCGTATCATCATTCGGCCGGCCGAGAATTCGAGGATCGTCGCTGAAAACTCGATCATCGTCGGCAACACCGTACTCTATGGCGCGACGACCGGCGAGTGCTACTTCCGTGGCGTGGCCGGCGAGCGTTTCGCCGTCCGCAATTCGGGCGCGGTCGCGGTCGTCGAAGGCGTCGGCGACCATGGTTGTGAGTACATGACCGGCGGAGTCGTCGTCGTGATCGGCGAGACGGGCCGCAACTTCGCGGCCGGCATGTCCGGTGGCGTGGCCTATGTGCTCGACGAGAGCGGCGATTTCGCACGCCGATGCAACATGGCGATGGTCGAATTGCAGCCGGTGCCGGAAGAGGATGAACTCCTCGAAAAACTGCACCATCACGGCGGCGACATCGCCCATATGGGCATGGTCGATGTATCCGGCGACATGACGCGGCATGACGAGGAGCGGCTGTTCCAGCTGATCTCCAATCATGCACACTATACCGGCTCCACCCGCGCCAAGGAGATCCTCGACAATTGGGTCGCCTTCCGGCCGAAATTCCGCAAGGTGATGCCGGTCGAGTACCGGCGCGCGCTTGAGGACATGGAGCGGCTGAAAATGCAGGAGGCGGCGGAGTAG
- a CDS encoding low specificity L-threonine aldolase has protein sequence MIFASDNWAGAHPLIAERLVEAAGTYTAPYGESDADLAVEAKLSEMFEREVSAFFVATGTAANSLSLASISKTASVIFCHTEAHVIHHEGGAVELMTNGGKLVGVGGDARGKISPDKLEMAMARFPTEDVHVGQKVALTLSQATEAGTIYALDEIRALAHMAKSAGMKVHMDGARFSNAVAALGVSPAEMTWKSGVDILSLGGTKNGCWCAEAIVCFNKEDAAAIPHLRKRGANLFSKSNFVAQQFDGWLEGDLWLDLARHSNGLAERLANAVRASSDARLAWETGGNQLFIVMTDEKAEALRAAGAKFYDWDTPIGMEASIGKGERIRRFITSFATKQEDIDRIITLF, from the coding sequence TTGATTTTTGCCTCCGACAACTGGGCCGGCGCCCATCCCCTCATCGCCGAGAGGCTCGTTGAAGCCGCCGGCACTTACACTGCGCCCTATGGCGAGAGCGATGCCGATCTGGCTGTCGAAGCCAAGCTTTCAGAGATGTTCGAGCGCGAGGTCTCCGCCTTCTTCGTCGCAACCGGCACGGCTGCGAATTCACTCTCGCTTGCCTCCATCTCGAAAACCGCGAGCGTCATTTTCTGCCACACGGAAGCGCATGTCATTCATCACGAGGGCGGCGCAGTCGAGCTGATGACCAATGGCGGCAAGCTGGTCGGCGTCGGCGGTGACGCCAGGGGCAAGATTAGCCCCGACAAGCTGGAAATGGCCATGGCCCGCTTTCCCACCGAGGATGTGCATGTCGGCCAGAAGGTGGCGCTGACACTGTCCCAGGCGACCGAGGCGGGAACGATCTACGCGCTGGATGAAATCCGTGCACTCGCCCATATGGCGAAATCGGCCGGCATGAAGGTCCATATGGACGGCGCCCGCTTCTCCAACGCGGTCGCGGCACTTGGCGTCTCGCCTGCCGAGATGACCTGGAAATCCGGCGTGGATATCCTGTCGCTCGGCGGCACCAAGAACGGCTGTTGGTGCGCCGAAGCCATTGTCTGTTTCAATAAGGAGGATGCAGCCGCAATCCCCCACCTGCGCAAACGCGGCGCCAACCTGTTCTCGAAATCCAATTTCGTCGCCCAGCAGTTCGATGGTTGGCTCGAGGGTGATCTCTGGCTGGACCTCGCCCGCCACTCCAATGGCCTGGCCGAGAGGCTCGCCAACGCCGTGCGTGCATCTAGCGATGCGCGCCTCGCCTGGGAAACCGGCGGCAACCAGCTCTTTATCGTCATGACTGACGAAAAAGCCGAGGCACTCAGGGCCGCCGGCGCTAAATTCTATGATTGGGATACGCCAATCGGAATGGAAGCCTCGATCGGCAAGGGCGAGCGCATCCGCCGGTTCATCACCAGCTTCGCGACGAAGCAGGAAGACATCGACCGTATCATCACGCTTTTCTAG
- a CDS encoding Hsp20 family protein, translating into MRHVDFSPLYRSTVGFDRVFSMLDSLAQPEQPTYPPYNIERTGENAYRISMAVAGFDESELSIELNQLLLTVRGEKGNENGEGSETLYRGIAKRAFERRFQLADHVEVKSAHLKNGLLHVDLVRNIPEAMKPRKIEIAAPKNSEPKSIEAHVVTGEAVN; encoded by the coding sequence ATGCGTCACGTTGATTTTTCCCCCCTCTATCGTTCCACCGTCGGTTTCGACCGCGTCTTCTCGATGCTGGACAGCCTTGCCCAGCCCGAACAGCCCACCTATCCGCCCTACAATATCGAGCGCACCGGCGAGAACGCCTACCGCATCTCGATGGCCGTTGCCGGTTTCGATGAGAGCGAGCTCTCGATCGAACTCAACCAGCTTCTGCTCACCGTGAGGGGTGAAAAGGGCAATGAGAACGGCGAAGGCTCCGAAACCCTCTATCGCGGCATTGCCAAGCGCGCCTTCGAGCGCCGCTTCCAGCTTGCCGACCATGTGGAAGTGAAGTCCGCCCACCTCAAGAACGGCCTGCTTCATGTCGACCTCGTCAGGAACATTCCCGAGGCCATGAAGCCGCGCAAGATCGAGATCGCTGCTCCGAAGAACAGCGAGCCCAAGTCGATCGAAGCCCATGTGGTGACCGGCGAAGCCGTCAACTAG
- a CDS encoding alpha/beta fold hydrolase, protein MTDVLFESPGNPVPPNHFAGYFTSFDGMKLRYAVFRSGSQVPSGTIVLLPGRNESIEKYFETIRDLNAMGLWVAAMDWRGQGGSPRLLKDSPRRGHIRRLRDYERDLDLFLEQIVLPDAKLPFFILGHSMGALIALKAAPRLANRIERMVLVSPFVGAAGLGIPNWLLKLLANAATLFGFGWIQFSRDTLLNRPFKDNTITSDPARFARNQAIAQTHPQLGLGPPTARWISVMIDAIEDVMTMDHLRKVEVPCLVIAPSNDQIVPYQRLEELSRKFRAGKLLTIPGSQHEVLQERDIFRQQALAAIDAFIPGSDADPGQYSSE, encoded by the coding sequence ATGACCGACGTGCTTTTCGAATCCCCCGGCAATCCGGTCCCACCCAATCATTTCGCAGGCTATTTCACGTCGTTCGACGGCATGAAGCTGCGCTATGCCGTGTTCCGCTCAGGCTCGCAGGTGCCATCCGGAACGATCGTCCTGCTGCCGGGCCGCAACGAATCGATCGAGAAATATTTCGAGACGATCCGCGATCTCAACGCGATGGGGCTCTGGGTCGCGGCGATGGACTGGCGTGGCCAGGGCGGCTCGCCGCGCCTCTTGAAAGACAGCCCACGCCGCGGCCACATCAGGCGGCTCCGCGATTACGAACGCGACCTCGATCTGTTCCTCGAGCAGATCGTGCTGCCCGATGCCAAGCTGCCTTTCTTCATCCTGGGCCATTCCATGGGTGCGCTGATCGCGCTGAAGGCGGCGCCACGCCTTGCCAACCGCATCGAACGCATGGTGCTGGTCTCGCCCTTCGTCGGCGCCGCTGGCCTTGGAATACCTAATTGGCTCTTGAAGCTGCTCGCCAATGCGGCGACGCTCTTCGGCTTCGGCTGGATCCAGTTTTCCCGCGACACGCTGCTCAACCGGCCCTTCAAGGACAACACGATCACCTCGGACCCGGCCCGCTTCGCGCGCAACCAGGCCATCGCCCAGACCCATCCGCAGCTTGGGCTCGGGCCACCCACCGCGCGCTGGATATCGGTCATGATCGACGCGATCGAGGACGTCATGACCATGGATCATCTCAGGAAGGTCGAGGTGCCCTGCCTGGTCATTGCGCCGAGCAACGACCAGATCGTGCCTTATCAGAGGCTCGAGGAGCTCTCGCGCAAATTCCGCGCCGGCAAGCTTCTCACCATCCCCGGCTCCCAGCACGAAGTTCTGCAGGAGCGCGACATTTTCCGCCAGCAGGCGCTCGCCGCGATCGATGCCTTCATTCCTGGTTCGGATGCCGACCCCGGGCAATATTCAAGCGAATGA
- the hisN gene encoding histidinol-phosphatase, translating to MIPDRAFFDRLADAAKAETLPRFRSQIAVTDKGGQFYDPVTEGDQMAEAAIVALIEEAFPDHGILGEEHGSKGLDREYVWVIDPIDGTRAFISGVPVWGTLIGLYQNGRAKMGLIDQPFTGERWFADGERSLYRGPGGEKTLRTSACETISNAILFTTSPHLFQDEDDRRYREIERKSRLFRYGCDCYAYALLATGEIDLVVENSLKPYDVGGIIPVVEQAGGIMTTWDGGRPEMGGYIIAAANRKLHAEALEILNS from the coding sequence ATGATTCCCGACCGCGCTTTCTTCGACCGGCTTGCCGATGCCGCAAAGGCCGAGACCCTGCCACGCTTTCGTTCCCAGATCGCGGTGACCGACAAGGGCGGGCAGTTCTACGATCCGGTGACCGAAGGCGACCAGATGGCCGAGGCAGCGATCGTCGCGCTGATCGAGGAGGCGTTTCCGGATCACGGCATTCTCGGCGAGGAGCACGGCTCCAAGGGGCTCGACCGCGAATATGTCTGGGTGATCGATCCGATCGATGGGACGCGCGCCTTCATATCGGGCGTGCCGGTGTGGGGAACGCTGATCGGGCTCTACCAGAATGGCCGCGCCAAGATGGGCCTGATCGACCAGCCGTTCACCGGAGAACGCTGGTTCGCGGATGGGGAGCGATCGCTCTATCGCGGACCCGGGGGCGAAAAGACGTTGCGGACGAGCGCCTGCGAGACGATCTCGAACGCGATCCTGTTCACCACCTCGCCGCATCTCTTCCAGGATGAGGACGACCGCCGCTATCGCGAGATCGAGCGGAAATCCCGCCTCTTTCGTTATGGCTGCGATTGCTACGCTTATGCCCTTCTGGCGACCGGCGAGATCGACCTCGTCGTCGAGAATTCCCTGAAGCCCTATGATGTCGGCGGCATCATTCCCGTCGTCGAACAGGCGGGCGGCATCATGACGACCTGGGACGGCGGGCGGCCGGAAATGGGCGGTTACATCATCGCCGCGGCGAACAGGAAGCTGCATGCCGAGGCGCTGGAAATCCTCAACAGTTGA